The Anabaena sp. PCC 7108 region GTAGAAGTGGTAAAAGCGATCGCATCCTTGGATATTCCCAAAGCAGCGGTAATGGGCAATCACGATGCCTGGTACTCGGCTACTGAATGGGGACGCAAAAAATGTCCCTATGACCGCACCAAGGAAGACTGGGTACAGGAACAGTTAGATTTATTGGGAGTGTCCCAAGTCGGTTATGGTAAATTGGATTTTCCTGATTGGAATTTAACTGTGGTGGGTGGTCGTCCTTTTACCTGGGGTGGACCAGAATGGAGATTTGCGGAAATCTGTCAAGAACGTTACGGTGTCTCTAGTCTAGAAGAATCCGCAGATAAAATCGTCAAAGTGGTGAAAAGTGCTACTTGTGAGCATATTATTTTTCTAGGACACAATGGACCGAGCGGTTTAGGTGATCGCCCGGAAGACCCCTGTGGTAAAGATTGGCATCCTATCGGTGGTGATTTTGGTGATCCTGATTTAGCGGAAGCGATTTCTCAAAGTCTCAATCTGAAGAAAACCGTTTCTCTCGTCGCTTTTGGTCATATGCACCGCACTCTGCGCCATACTAAGAAGCTGCAAAGAAAGGCTGTGTTTAGAAGTCCAGAGGGAACAATTTACTTAAATGCCGCTACTGTACCCCGGATTATTGAGGAAGATGGTATAAAGTTACGGAATTTTTCTCTGGTTTCTTTAGAGAATGGTGTGGTAACAAAAGCTTCTCTAGTTTGGGTGGGTAAAGACTTCCAGGTGGCTGCTGAGGAAATTTTTTATAATTCTTCCCCTTCCGTAGTGCCAATTGTGTAATTATAGGTTATAATGTTATTTGTCAGTTTTTGTATTATACAATTCTGACAAATAATTTGGAGAGGTGGCAGAGTGGTCGAATGCGCCTGACTTGAAATCAGGTGAAGTGAAAGCTTCCGGGAGTTCGAATCTCCCCCTCTCCGTTGAATGATTAAAGTTGAGTGAATTGTCCAATCACGGTTTAATTTCAAACGTGCCTTTTTGACATTCCTGCTTTTTGTCAA contains the following coding sequences:
- a CDS encoding TIGR04168 family protein — protein: MTSQKTQSITLKIAVIGDVHDQWELEDGIALKHLGVDLVLFVGDFGNESVEVVKAIASLDIPKAAVMGNHDAWYSATEWGRKKCPYDRTKEDWVQEQLDLLGVSQVGYGKLDFPDWNLTVVGGRPFTWGGPEWRFAEICQERYGVSSLEESADKIVKVVKSATCEHIIFLGHNGPSGLGDRPEDPCGKDWHPIGGDFGDPDLAEAISQSLNLKKTVSLVAFGHMHRTLRHTKKLQRKAVFRSPEGTIYLNAATVPRIIEEDGIKLRNFSLVSLENGVVTKASLVWVGKDFQVAAEEIFYNSSPSVVPIV